A window of the Kosakonia radicincitans DSM 16656 genome harbors these coding sequences:
- a CDS encoding GGDEF domain-containing protein — translation MKTENLAVSLGDGAAALTLLAKLMPWLAAQRSMEDILSVINASLGAHLAWVVIEQDDAWQIACSGEMECTIRDAQTLLEQLQLRRNQRAWRVICWRRHVGKLLFPTQSFSTNKLQSGILCKLNYKDASIKGYFFLAFAYPLPSLSIIKNVVIILVEKLKDYMEEILVRERAAKEMQRVVTQYKALFDRAPVLMNSFDKSNRCILWNGECERLFGWSINELNQQPDPLALFFPDPEMRQQIRSSINTSPAVDMHEWHPIRRDGQMLTVLWSNILLPDRSILSIGLDITERKKVERQLEKKATIDDLTGCYNRFSMLRKLKEALVQCKPEDSRSHFSLLMLDLDHFKNINDRWGHLTGDAALVHFCDQIREHSDPSYLFGRLGGEEFLILMPHIDRKNALRFSQKIRAALARSPLLSGSEKIPLSFSAGLVFVCGEQTDTSVLLTLADNALYDAKRSGRSKTVVASAFYK, via the coding sequence ATGAAAACAGAGAATTTAGCCGTTTCTTTAGGAGACGGTGCTGCGGCATTGACGCTTCTGGCGAAGTTGATGCCGTGGCTCGCTGCGCAACGCTCTATGGAAGATATATTGTCGGTCATCAACGCGTCCCTGGGCGCGCATCTTGCCTGGGTGGTGATCGAGCAGGACGACGCATGGCAGATAGCCTGCAGCGGAGAGATGGAGTGTACGATCCGCGATGCGCAGACCCTGCTGGAACAGTTGCAACTGCGCCGTAATCAGCGTGCCTGGCGCGTTATATGCTGGCGACGGCATGTTGGAAAATTATTATTTCCGACACAGTCATTCTCCACCAATAAATTGCAAAGCGGTATATTATGTAAGCTGAATTATAAAGATGCGAGTATCAAAGGTTATTTCTTTTTAGCGTTTGCCTATCCTTTGCCGTCACTGTCAATAATCAAGAACGTGGTTATTATTCTGGTGGAGAAGCTTAAAGATTATATGGAGGAAATTCTTGTCAGAGAACGTGCCGCTAAAGAAATGCAGCGCGTCGTAACACAATATAAAGCACTGTTCGATCGTGCCCCGGTTTTAATGAATTCTTTCGATAAATCGAATCGTTGTATTTTATGGAATGGCGAGTGTGAACGTTTATTTGGCTGGAGCATTAATGAGCTTAATCAGCAGCCCGATCCATTAGCACTCTTTTTCCCCGATCCGGAGATGCGCCAGCAAATTCGCTCTTCGATTAATACTTCGCCCGCCGTCGATATGCATGAGTGGCATCCGATACGGCGCGATGGTCAGATGCTGACCGTGCTTTGGTCAAATATTTTGCTGCCGGATCGCTCGATCCTGAGTATTGGCCTGGATATCACCGAGCGTAAAAAAGTGGAGCGGCAGCTGGAGAAAAAAGCGACGATTGACGATCTGACCGGCTGCTATAATCGTTTTTCTATGCTACGGAAGTTAAAGGAGGCGCTGGTACAGTGCAAACCTGAGGATTCTCGTAGCCATTTCAGTCTGTTAATGCTGGATCTGGATCACTTCAAAAATATCAACGATCGCTGGGGACATCTGACGGGCGACGCAGCGCTGGTGCATTTTTGTGACCAGATTCGTGAGCATAGCGATCCCTCTTATCTCTTTGGCCGTTTGGGGGGTGAGGAATTTCTGATTTTGATGCCGCACATCGATCGTAAAAATGCGCTGCGTTTTAGCCAAAAAATTCGTGCGGCATTAGCCCGTTCACCGTTATTAAGCGGGAGTGAAAAGATCCCATTATCCTTTAGCGCTGGTTTAGTATTCGTGTGCGGTGAGCAGACAGATACTTCAGTTTTACTTACGCTTGCTGACAACGCGCTGTACGATGCAAAACGTAGCGGACGCAGTAAAACAGTGGTCGCCAGCGCTTTTTATAAATAA
- a CDS encoding EAL domain-containing protein translates to MNHSVRRKMLRVVGIIIGVILPVMLSLWFAHIRAVNETAFQLRSFAHLALNKTEVVIQQVDSVRTAAEKFHGQICSQEHRKAMLDIVRSSLYVADLIYAHGDQFLCSSVIAPAQSYAIAPAEYKRSPDIAIYYYRNTPFYAGYKMVYMQRGNYVAVINPLSYSDVASEDDALAYGVYDTVSELFFSLSKSAHLETLKKLIHSQASTFQQDGRFYTIAHSDKRPIAIIVSTSNAHYFQALYHQVMLLLPLGLICSVILCLVWSRTRQEFNSPRRMLHRALTKRQLRLHYQPIIDIKNGACVGAEALLRWPGFNGQVMSPAEFIPLAEKEGMIERITDYVVDEVFSDLGDFLAVVPHLYISINLSAADFHSSRLISLISNKIREHSVRAEQIKIEVTERGFIDVPKTTPVIQAFRQAGYEVAIDDFGTGYSNLHNLYSLNVDILKIDKSFIDTLTTNSTSHLIAEHIIEMAQSLRLKIIAEGVETAEQVSWLLKRGVQFCQGWHFARALPPEDFKLWVRHPPSLK, encoded by the coding sequence ATGAATCATAGCGTGCGTCGCAAGATGCTCAGAGTCGTCGGGATCATCATAGGAGTCATCCTGCCGGTGATGCTGTCGCTATGGTTTGCACATATCCGAGCAGTAAATGAAACTGCCTTCCAGCTCCGCTCTTTTGCCCACCTGGCGTTAAATAAAACTGAAGTGGTTATCCAGCAAGTGGATAGCGTTCGCACCGCGGCGGAAAAATTTCACGGTCAGATATGCTCGCAGGAGCATCGCAAAGCGATGCTGGATATTGTGCGCAGCAGTTTGTATGTTGCCGATCTCATTTATGCGCATGGCGACCAATTTTTATGCTCCAGCGTTATTGCCCCCGCGCAATCGTATGCTATTGCGCCCGCAGAGTATAAACGCTCGCCTGACATTGCTATTTATTATTACCGCAATACCCCCTTTTATGCCGGTTATAAAATGGTCTATATGCAGCGCGGTAATTACGTTGCAGTGATCAACCCTCTTTCTTATAGCGATGTCGCCTCGGAAGATGACGCGCTGGCGTACGGCGTCTACGACACCGTAAGCGAATTATTTTTCTCCCTCAGTAAAAGTGCGCATCTGGAGACGCTGAAGAAGCTGATCCACAGCCAGGCATCAACCTTCCAGCAGGACGGGCGTTTTTACACCATCGCGCATTCGGATAAACGTCCAATTGCTATCATCGTGTCGACCTCTAATGCGCACTATTTTCAGGCGCTGTACCATCAGGTGATGCTGCTGCTACCGCTGGGGCTAATTTGCAGTGTGATCCTTTGTTTAGTGTGGTCACGAACACGACAAGAATTTAACTCGCCCCGCCGTATGCTCCACCGCGCGTTAACCAAACGCCAGCTCCGACTCCACTATCAACCGATTATCGATATTAAAAATGGCGCCTGCGTCGGCGCTGAGGCGTTGTTACGTTGGCCGGGTTTTAATGGTCAGGTGATGAGCCCGGCAGAATTTATTCCGCTGGCGGAAAAAGAGGGGATGATCGAACGCATAACGGATTATGTCGTCGATGAAGTGTTTAGCGATCTCGGCGACTTCCTGGCGGTGGTGCCGCATCTTTATATTTCGATTAACTTATCGGCTGCGGATTTTCACTCTTCACGCCTTATTTCGTTGATTTCCAATAAGATAAGAGAACACTCGGTACGCGCGGAGCAGATTAAGATCGAAGTGACGGAGCGCGGGTTTATTGATGTGCCAAAAACCACGCCGGTGATTCAGGCGTTTCGTCAGGCGGGCTATGAAGTGGCCATTGATGATTTTGGTACCGGCTATTCCAACCTGCACAACCTCTATTCGTTGAATGTCGATATCCTGAAAATCGACAAATCCTTTATCGACACGCTGACCACCAACAGCACCAGTCATTTGATTGCTGAACATATTATCGAGATGGCGCAGAGCCTGCGTCTGAAGATCATTGCCGAAGGCGTGGAGACGGCAGAGCAGGTGAGCTGGCTGCTGAAGCGAGGTGTGCAGTTCTGCCAGGGCTGGCACTTTGCCAGAGCGTTGCCGCCTGAGGACTTTAAACTCTGGGTGCGGCATCCGCCCTCATTAAAATGA
- a CDS encoding YjcB family protein: protein MATFTTSVVLLRWQLLSAVLMFMASTLNIRFRRADYIGLAVISSGMGLAAACWFATGLLGITVMDLTNIWHNVVQVMADVSSKAPPDWPMVIT, encoded by the coding sequence ATGGCTACCTTTACCACCAGCGTAGTTCTGTTGCGCTGGCAGTTATTGAGCGCAGTGTTGATGTTTATGGCCAGCACGCTGAATATTCGCTTCCGTCGGGCTGATTATATCGGTCTGGCAGTGATCAGCAGCGGCATGGGTTTAGCAGCGGCATGCTGGTTCGCGACCGGTCTGCTGGGCATTACAGTGATGGATCTCACCAACATCTGGCACAACGTGGTGCAGGTCATGGCGGACGTCTCAAGTAAAGCCCCGCCAGACTGGCCGATGGTCATTACCTGA